From the genome of Populus trichocarpa isolate Nisqually-1 chromosome 15, P.trichocarpa_v4.1, whole genome shotgun sequence, one region includes:
- the LOC7453813 gene encoding leucine-rich repeat receptor-like serine/threonine/tyrosine-protein kinase SOBIR1, translating into MAVPHQKHHLFFILFLLSLLLPTYARLNLDHSDLKAFSIIQKDLGINGQRSSSSTPCNTPGVFCERRLSPNGTYVLKITRLVFKSQRLTGFLSPAIGRLSELKELSLTNNQLVDHLPVQIVNCKKLDILELGNNKFSGEVPSELSSIVSLRVLDLSRNLFSGNLSFLKHFPNLENLSLANNLFTGKVPKSIRSFRNLQSFDFSGNSFLEGPVPVIRKGESSRPQYPKRYILAENTSSTKSRNTSSGNKTYNLAPAPGPSAAAPHKHKNGKRKLAGWLFGFLAGSVAGCLSGLVFSLLFKIVLAAVKGGGRDGGPAIFSPLIKRAEDLAFLEKDDGLANLEVIGKGGCGEVYKAELPGSNGKMIAIKKIIQPPKDAAELTEEDSKLLHKKMRQIQSEINTVGHIRHRNLLPLLAHVSRPDCHYLVYELMKNGSLQDALNHVTEGRRELDWLARHRIAVGVASGLEYLHLSHSPRIIHRDLKPANVLLDDSMEARIADFGLAKAMPDAQTHITTSNVAGTVGYIAPEYHQTLKFTDKCDIYSFGVVLGVLVMGKLPSDEFFQNTREMSLVKWMRNIMTSENPRQAIDPKLMGNGLEEQMLLVLKIACFCTIDDPKQRPNSKDVRCMLSQIKH; encoded by the coding sequence ATGGCCGTTCCTCACCAGAAACACCACCTCTTCTTCATTCTCTTTCTCCTATCTCTCCTCCTTCCCACTTATGCAAGATTAAACCTTGACCATTCAGACCTCAAAGCCTTCTCAATCATCCAGAAAGACTTGGGTATCAACGGTCAACGCAGCTCCTCCTCTACACCATGCAACACCCCTGGGGTGTTTTGTGAGAGGAGGCTCTCTCCCAACGGCACCTATGTGCTCAAAATCACAAGACTCGTCTTTAAGTCTCAACGGCTCACCGGGTTCTTGTCCCCGGCAATTGGACGGCTGTCCGAGCTCAAAGAGCTCTCATTAACCAACAACCAACTGGTTGACCACCTCCCTGTTCAAATAGTCAACTGCAAGAAACTAGATATTCTTGAGCTTGGAAACAACAAGTTTTCAGGTGAAGTTCCCTCTGAATTATCATCAATTGTTAGTCTTCGAGTTCTTGATCTCTCTAGGAATTTATTTTCTGGGAATTTGAGTTTCTTAAAGCATTTCCCCAACCTGGAAAATCTCTCTCTTGCAAATAATCTCTTCACTGGAAAAGTTCCAAAGTCTATCCGTTCGTTTCGCAATCTCCAGTCCTTCGACTTCTCAGGGAACAGTTTTCTTGAAGGACCTGTGCCAGTGATAAGAAAAGGTGAATCCTCAAGGCCCCAATACCCAAAACGTTATATTTTGGCGGAGAACACGTCAAGTACAAAATCAAGGAATACTTCTTCTGGAAACAAAACTTACAACCTAGCTCCAGCTCCTGGACCATCAGCAGCAGCGCCACACAAGCACAAGAACGGCAAAAGGAAGCTTGCCGGTTGGCTCTTTGGATTTCTTGCCGGGTCAGTAGCTGGGTGTTTATCTGGGCTTGTGTTTTCATTATTGTTTAAGATAGTATTGGCAGCAGTAAAAGGCGGAGGGAGAGATGGAGGGCCTGCAATATTTAGTCCATTGATCAAGAGAGCAGAGGATTTAGCTTTCTTGGAAAAAGATGATGGGCTTGCAAACTTGGAAGTCATTGGGAAAGGTGGATGTGGAGAAGTTTACAAAGCTGAGCTGCCAGGAAGTAATGGCAAAATGATTGccataaaaaagattattcagCCTCCAAAAGATGCTGCCGAGTTGACTGAAGAAGATAGTAAGCTTCTACACAAGAAAATGAGACAAATCCAGTCAGAGATCAATACCGTCGGCCACATTCGGCATCGAaaccttcttcctcttctaGCTCATGTGTCTCGTCCTGATTGTCATTATCTTGTCTATGAATTAATGAAAAACGGAAGTCTACAAGATGCGTTGAACCACGTTACTGAAGGGAGAAGAGAATTGGACTGGTTAGCTCGCCACAGAATTGCAGTAGGAGTAGCATCGGGACTTGAGTACCTTCACTTGAGCCATAGTCCACGGATCATTCATAGAGATCTCAAGCCTGCAAATGTACTTCTCGACGACAGCATGGAAGCTAGAATTGCCGATTTTGGACTTGCAAAAGCAATGCCAGATGCCCAAACACATATCACAACTTCTAATGTTGCAGGAACAGTGGGGTACATAGCACCAGAGTACCACCAAACGCTCAAATTTACAGACAAGTGTGACATATACAGTTTTGGAGTGGTGCTTGGGGTATTGGTGATGGGAAAGCTTCCATCTGATGAGTTTTTTCAAAACACACGTGAAATGAGTTTGGTTAAGTGGATGAGAAATATAATGACTTCGGAGAATCCAAGACAAGCTATTGATCCAAAGCTGATGGGCAATGGGCTAGAGGAGCAAATGCTGCTGGTTCTGAAAATTGCTTGCTTCTGCACTATTGATGACCCAAAACAGAGGCCAAATAGTAAGGATGTTAGGTGCATGTTGTCACAAATCAAACACTAG